In Bactrocera neohumeralis isolate Rockhampton chromosome 5, APGP_CSIRO_Bneo_wtdbg2-racon-allhic-juicebox.fasta_v2, whole genome shotgun sequence, the genomic window catctcaaatactaatgaatattttgacgtaaaATTTAGCATCGATgccactaacagtactaccacattacagaaaaaaaattaccgatttgaaaaatacgcgaagtataaatggaaaaattcacctttcaatcaCAGTAGTACAAATCTCgaatgcattttaaaattactcacttttatttcttaatatgcCGAATAAAGCTTTGTATttaaattgagatataaaacTAATTTGTACAGAGGACCGCAGTaccaaggggcacctgtgggcaaaaattttagaaaaagtgGACGCGGCCCCGCCCCCAACAAGTTTAATGTTCATATCAACTAAACaattaaagctacaacaaccaaatttgctgagtgcaaatcttataagaacttctaccgatagcgtgaaaatggatgaaatcggaggataactcggctcactccccatataacggcaccgttaaaaagtattacaagcgcgataaatcaagaATTAAATACGCTTTGTGGGAGCTGGTGGGAAAATTGGACGATgcgcgtggcaccgcccactttttgatgaaatcccatatctcggtactcgaccaaccgatttcgacagatttagtatgtggcattcatcttacattcttatatcaaagtgtgaaaatggacgaaatcggaaaagccacgcctacttcccatatagcacaattttaaattctacttgattcgttcagttttcaGTAAACAAATcaggaagcaattaatataacgagataaagcTTTGTCCTCGGTGTGTGCctccttatgaccaaaaattgtttaaatccaataaaaactgtttaagctcctaggtactgaatatttggacccccgtacctataattgacttttgatcgaaaatgttgtccaatgtgtgagatatataattgtaattaagggaaatccttctcttataatggcgAATACGTACACCTtaaatatttccctggctttgattcttgcaagttgcaagagtataaaatattcggttgcacccaaacttagTGCTTTCTTACCTAAGATGGTGACAATGTTTGGTATTTACTATGTAGAATTAAGATAATTTTGCCTAATACTCTCTACTCTGATGCACAggtattgaatatacatatgtttcatGGATAATGTGGTGGAGCAGAATGGTGTAGGATTGCCGTTAAGAAGGTGTTGGTGAGTGTTGCTTGCTGCCGCGAGATGTTGTTGGGGCAGCATATCTTTTCGTGTAGTTTGTTGAAGTTTAGATTTCTTCTTGTCTGCAACTATCTGTTCATGAATGTGTCGGCTTGGCATTTTTCTGAGGTCATTTTGCTATTGAACCTCGTTAAGAAACGTGGGGGCAGATTCGAAGAATCTTACCGCGTTGTCATCATATTCATTCCTAGGAATGCCAACAAGACCTGTCACCCAGAGAAGGAGctatttttcttgtatatttaatgcaaatatctcgaattTTAGATATTACTACGGAATTGTTTCGTATGACGTTCAAGCAAGAGAAGTTATAGCGTATTTTAACGCCATATATTACCAATATTACCTCGGCGGTAAATACGGACGAATATGGGAAAGGTGTCCCGTTAGCGATGGTAACTGCGTAGGCGTTATTAGTTAATTTGGACCCAtctgtaaaaattgttttactcTTTTCATTCTTATAGTCGTTTGTTTATTCTAAGTTTTGTTGAATAATTGTGTTACTGATGgttgattttttaaacttatgtaGACTTATGCCATTCAAGTTGAGTGTCGATTGCATGAAGTTTGGATGGGAGATGAATGTTTAAAGTTTCGTCAAGCTGGAAACAGCGGCGGAGGGTGGATATGAGTTGAAAATTCCTTTTGTGTTTTGCTGCAAGCGTTATACATTTCTGTATGCCAGTGTTTTcgctctttcttacttgtttgtttttaaCTGTGAGTATCATTGACCACTATAAAGATCTGTACATACCatgttaaataaaactttttgctttatacatacatagtacatatgtaaattttgcgTTGATAATTATAACcgcgcaaaaaaaaataagtaaattttagttaatagcacagaatataataatatgactttacaaacattttgttaatttgacAGATAACCTTTTTGCAAAGATTCTTTACACACGTACACTTAATTCTGGTATTACACGctaaattgcttaaaaaaaaaacgtgtaaAAAGACTGGTTGTGTACAATTGCTCTGGCCAGTAATCTTGCCGGTATTCACAAAAAGGGAATTTCTATAATTTATGTGATATGAACATACTTAATACATAcgtcaaaatataatttaaaaatgtttaatttgaatatttggaTATTTTTCTCTGAAAACCGTCGTTATTATAAgcgtatttttttcaaaatgaatgacTATTCCGCAATAGGTGGCGCTCTAGACACTCAACTATTTAGCGAGATATATTCTTATTGGTAAACAttcttacatatttattattctacaaaaataacattttaactATCATTTAACAACTATTCCAATAGAAGCACTAGCTGCTAAATCGTTCAACCGATTTGTGagaaatttaagtattttactattttctgaTAGTTAAAACATATTGTACATTAAGACAATTgtgttatttcaatatttaaaacatacacatgtacatatgtatatattatggtAGATATGATTGCGGTAATTTTTATCAAAGCTTACAGTTTTattattcattgaaaaaagcaaacaaatagaATTATCGTAGTAGCTGATAACAATTTCGTCGATTTCAGCTATATGCtcacacataagtacatatgtacataagtttgtttttaacaaaactttttaatatgtaattttatttaaaaataataaaatgaaacaaaattatttacataactTAAAAAACTGGACTAGACAGAGGTATTGTGGATTAGTAGGGTtgtatctaaaaaatataatttaaagtttaaaacacCATTATATCGCCAAAAATGTAAACTgtataacttttatttaaattgtaagtAAATTGTTAGCACTTTTAAAATTATCACACACTATAGAATGTTTAAAAACGTATCTAAATGCGTATTACTTGTTCTTAAATTGACTACTATTAAATATGCATAACTCGGAATACaagggtatgtatgtatgtatatattgtgtaAGATTAATCTATGTACATGTCTTTCGCCTTGgtataataaaaactaaaacgtATTTAAATAAGTCacgaaatataaacaaattatatattagctaagttaaaatattaattagcaTTGCCTCTGGGCATAATTGCACgaaaaatgttactcataccaGCTATGCTGGTTACGCCCCGCATGCCAGTGTTTTGGAAATATATTAGCAAATAACGCTCGCCATCCCGCATATTTATGTCATCTGAGAAGTCCAGTCGAATGTCTTCTTCATCCTGCAACTGTTGGCGACGCAAACGCTCATGATTGCGGTGATGGTGACGACGCGAACGTTGAGGACCGGGTGATTCAAAGAAAGGATCTACGGGTGAATCGGGTGACGATGGTGGTGACTCAGCTTGATTCACATATTCATAACCGATATATTCATTTAAACTCGCGAAGTCCTCACGATAAACACCAATCCAGTCATGATTACGTTCTTCGAAGTCATTTGGCTTTACATATTCGACTGTATTTTCTTCACCAATTTGCCATCCTGCGATCTCTTTAAAGTTGACACAAGGTGCTCGGTAGTTCGGATAAAGTTTTACGCTAAATTCGCTGCTCACTGGCTTATGGTCACTAATGTTATATGCTGGAAACGATTTGTATGATCTTTGTTCGATGGCGAGTCTCTCATCTGGACGTTTATTGAGCGGTTGTAGAGCATATAATATTCGATCGGTCCATGCAGGGCGGCGTTTTAAATCATAATTCGAAGTTCCTTCATGAAATTTAAATGTCGGTGGAAAAGCTGGCAAACGCTCATGCATTAAATGAAATGCTTTTTGCAATTTAGTGCGTACGTGCAGCAATTGATCGCGTTCAATAAGTTCAGGTAGTTTATCATTTTTAATAGCAGCTAGAACATCAGCAGGACTATCGTCGCCCATCAAACGAAAATTTAAATCTCCAAACCAAAAAACATAATCGTGGTCGTAGATTTCGCGATAGTGTGGTACATGATAGTGATGGTTTTCCATAATTTGTTCATAGTCCTCGATGCGCTCATCCAAATGTTTATCATGCGCAGCCAAATGTGCGACTACAAACGTAATTGCGCAACCATACAACGAGAATCGAATACTCACTGCGCCTTTATTGCCCCACATTCCACCAAAACCGGTACGGGTGAATTCCGGTTCTATATCCCGCATATGTTTCACATGAACACGGCGCACAAACAGAGAAAGTAATAACCCTTGCATTTGTTCTGATTTAATTACCACATAGTCGTAGTcacgaagtattttttttattttgtgtgtcCAAGGATCCTCCTTAAATAGACCAAGCATCTGTTGTTGTGGTTGAACGTTAACCTCCTGCAAACCAATAGCGTAAATGTCGGGCAAATCTTGTGTGTTCGGGTCATCGACACCTTGAAGACCCAAAAGCGAACGCAATGAGATGTTATCCGGAAAACGGGTGCCTACATTCCATGTCACCACATACACCGAATAAGTTTCAACATAtaactgctgttgttgtggcagCTGTTGTAAATCAGATCCCGCCTTGGAAATATTGCCTGCCGTAACAGAACTAGAATTCATCtttctacaaaaatataataattattaattacaaaattattatacttagAAAAGTAAACCATATGTACTTGATATGTTATAAAGATATCTCCTTGATATTAATTAATTGCGTCAGTACGACGATACACTTTGTCAACACTATATGAGGAGGGTgagtaatttttctaaatggtATGAGCAAAAAACCAGAGTCGAATACTAACCATAGcaagtaaaattgtttttgtttaaagtgCGAGCGGATGAATGAACACAAACACTATTTCCATTCAAGGCTTCTAATGTCACAATCAGCTGATTTGCGGATACGTACCCAACGAGAGTTATTCTGGAAAAAATTGTCATATAGCtatcttttaatatttatttcactttaaatctctaaaatatgtatttcttcaaattacaattttaaattctattgaaGCTGAAGTATTTCtgtgaagcaaatcaatatgtATGGACatatctaaaatttatttaaaaaacaaaattaaggttttaatgtattactaaatttttttatttatattttcttaaaactaaataaatcgAATATATAAACGATTTACTAAGCTAATAACATTCGTTTTGTATTGATCTCTCCAGCGCAAAGTTATATTCTTCGTTTTCGTCCACCGACATTTGACGGGTCAACAGCGCTAAAATGCTGTCAACTTGcaattgagttacttcaaaatCACTTTTTGTGCTAAGCTGCGGCGCTAGCTCGAAGGGCACTCCTTGTACGTATGGTACTGGTGACACGTTGTCTGATGCACTGGCGACATTAGTCATAGGAGGATAAACCGATTGGCCCGGATATCTGCCCATTCCAAATGCGGGAGGTATAGGTGGATACATTCCTATACCTTGTGCTGAAAATTTAGTGGGATCGTGGTCTGAAGTTTTTCTTtctataaaaatgaaatcgtCTCCACCTTCATTCGATTGTGTAGAATCCGTAGGTCCTTGTATTGCTTCTTCAGCAGAATCTGTGTCTTGTTTTTTCTTGGAGAAAAACGAAAGCATATTTGTACTGAATtattatagtaatatttatttagcgAATTCCGATCTAAGTTAATTGTGCGACAACAAATTTACTTAACGTTTCGACTACTTCAATTGTTATTGTTCTATTTTAGTTGTTGACTCAAGCCTAGTGTTGCCAATGTCCATATAATTGATGTTATCTAAGTAAAAATCTTTGACATGGAATGGCTTTTATTTAAGATTAAGAGATTAGTAGatcgaaaaataagaaaaattacatattaGAATTAATGATATTCTGAATATAGATTTAGAATGTTAGAAATTAGACAGTTAAATTGCAAATTGActtaaaaacttcaattttcaaaacatactCTCAAATGCAATCCTAACCATAATAGTGGATTTATCACTGAACACCTCCTTCAGCATCGAATTGAACAAATGTCAAACATTTTAACTGCAGCTAAAGGTCCTTtggaataatttatatattgcatcggattaaaaagatttttttcgtgATTTTTAATATAAGATACCAAAGCCGACATGTCGAAAGTGGAAGTGGATCCCAATTTGCCCATAATGGAGGTATTTATTAAGTTTCTCTTAACACAAAACTTTGGTGAAAGTTTGTGGAACATCTCGATCCGCATTTGtgttacaaaatttgtataatctattttaaccacaaaaattatgagtgttttaaaaaagttctaaacttttatacaatatttgtacataattttGTTCAAATAGCAAATTAAAATCCTCATTAAACCACCTCCCTccgaagaagaaaaaataacattgCGGCCAGTGAATACCAAGCATCCATATTATAAACGGCCTGGTCGAGGACACAATCATGACCTTTGCGATGCTTGCGAAGAAGGTGGAGATCTACTTTGTTGTGATCGTTGTCCATCCAGTTTCCATTTGCAGTGCCAGTAAGTACacgtgtttatttgtttatttatgtatgcatagtTAATTGAATAATACAAATGCGTTCGATTATCTTAGCGACCCACCGCTAACAGAAGAAGATATACCAAGTGGACAGTGGCTTTGTCATAACTGCCGCATGACCCTTAAGCCTACATCATCATCTAAATCAAGTTCTGTTGAGCGCAGTGCTGCCGGTGCAGTTACCGCTGCACGTACAGAGAGTTCTCGACCAAATACGCCGTCAGTAGATGCCGAATCGGCCCCATTTAAATTTCGTAATTTACGAAAACGCAGCAGTAGTCGTGCATCTTTTAGTAGCGATCTGAGcaatactgaaaaatatttgtcaaaattgCCAGTGGGTATACAAAGAGCATTGGATCCCAACAAAAAGCCTACACCACTTGATGAGCTGATAAAAGCTGCTAGTATATTAAATCCGAAGCAATTTGAGCTGCCGCGTGAACTAGAAATACATTCTCAATTTCCTGGCAATGATAAAGGTATAGGTAGTACACATTTTGGCTCAATACACAATAAGcataacacatttttattttagtggAACCTATTCGCAAGaatggaaatggaaataaaaaaccaaacaatatACGAAGGAATTCTAAACCGTATGAGCTGGACTCTCAGGGTTTGGTACCATTGCCAGctaaaacatgtttttattgTCGCAAGTCTTGTAAGAAAGCTCCACTAGTGGCATGCGACTATTGTcctttatattttcatcaggATTGCCTAAATCCACCCATGACAGCATTGCCAACTGGCTTATGGATGTGTCCGAACCATGTGGAAAACTTCATTGTAAGATAAATAATTTCCTAATTGATTTTAATGGGATGaacttaatgtatatgtatttattttgaaggaTAATCATCTTGTCAACAGCATTTCAGCAACAGAACGCATTCGTTTATGGGATAAGTTTTCACAACCTTTTGATCATGAATCagtaaaaatggaattttttcgaCGCGTTCACATGCGTAATCCTCCCTTTCGCATCAAAGTGCCAATAAAAACACGTGAAACAATTGAAATTCCTCCAATGGTCAAGTATCACTACGAAAATCCTCCCCCTCTCTTACCGTCATTACGTGAAACTTTGCGTTACGATATTGTTAAACGACGCAAATGTCTTCCTAGTTCTCCTGAAATAATATCAAAAGAAACTGTAGCTGAATCAGTTTTTAAAGATTTGGAAGCTCTCCAAAGTGCCAAAGCTAAATTTCGCGAGATTCAAAAGGAGCTAGGTCAAGTAGATGACTTGAGTAGCAGCGAAGAGGAAGATAACAATGTAACAGAAAACACCGACGATAAAAAGGATGAAGATGTAGAGGCAAAAACAGATAATGAAATTACAGACAAAGAAAAAGTCGAAGAGGACGATAAACTAAATAAggtgaaaagtaataaaaagcgTAGTAAACGTGGAGATTCTACCAAAAACTGTTCATCTGATGTACAAATCAAAAGCGAAGAGGACGTTAAAATTGATAATGATACGGAAAAATTGCCAACAAATCAAGCTCAGCAACAGCAAATGGTGGATAAAATCAAAagtgaagatgaagaagaaaccGACGATGAAACTAAATGCATTGCTGATATAGACGCAGAACTTCGTTATCTAGATGTTGATTTAATAAAGAAGTTAGCATTTCAACGGGTGCAACAGCTGGTGCAGGAGCACCCAGAAATTGTAGTGCAATATCAGAACCGTACTGCCGCCAAAAGGATACGTGAACTTTCACATATTGATCCACCACAAGTATTACCATCACAAATACTCTCGCCAGAAGATGTACGACGTCTATCCATAATGTTTACTGGCGAGACGTCCTCGATATTGGCGCAACACCAAAGTGATAGTGATAACGACTTGCCACAGTTACATCCGGCTTTAGCCActgctgctgctattgttgcTGCGGATGAGGAAGAGCAGAAATACAAGCTACGCGTACGTACCGATGGAGAAAAAGCTTACGAAATAGCAACACGGCTTGAGCTGAAATTATTACGATGTAAAGTACGTGCACGCGCTGTCCTAACACCGTTAGGTGACATATTGGAAGACAATCGATGGTTTAGTAACGTTGAGTTACATTCCTCATTTTTTATGCGTTATCGCAATATGCATATTGGATCTGGCCAAACTTCTGTTGATGTAAACCTTTCCCATATTGGACACTGTTGTCGGATTTCGCCCAAACATGCAACTATATTTTATGAcgattttacaaaaacatatgaACTCATTAATTACTCAGAGTACGGCACCGAAGTTAATGGACAGCTGTATTCTTGCGATTTTACTGATTATGGACCAACGCCGGCcaaaaagcttaaaaatgaGGACATCGAGTTACAGAAACGTGTTCAAGAGATTTTAGATAAACGTCGTGGCATACAACGTCAACATTACATTGTGGACAGAAATTCAAGGTACACATGAAAAtgagtttaaaattaaattattatacattGTCTATTACAGAATGGCTCCGCCAATGAAACCTGAGTGCAAATGCACTTTCGTTCAAGAGCCTCCTATGCTTGCCGGTGCTTGGGAAGGTACGGCTATACTTACGCATGGTACTTTAATACGTTTCGGATGTTTGTCATTTGTTTTCTCAATACCTGAATTAGGATCGAGTAATGGCCAGGGCTAAGAATTTGTCGTTGTTGGTACGGATGCGGTTAGCTGCAATAagtcttaatttttaaaaatgaaaatttaaaaatagcttttagcatattgtttttaatttaaaacaatcacttagaaaataatgcaaaatgttATGTTGCTTATGTTTTATAAAACATCAATACTTTTCagttaaaaattgcacaaaaaactcgtgatgtttaataaaaaagatttttcgttttttctattattatttacatatttatttcttagtacgacacaaattattttaaataaaataacactctaatatacataaaGGTTAGAAACATAAACTGCTACGTTTTCGCATTACGTAGTTGCAGTTAAGCGTTCTCAAAGTtgtaatattacatatttaacgaactatatatattttaaataaagtttaacttagatgaataattttactgtttCATTTAAGGGAGAGGTTCATTCGAGCAAAACATGATATTGTTTTTAGGATATTTATATgaaacagtaaaaatatatttttaaaaattaatggtATATTACAATATGAGtattaaaaattcgacaatGGTACTCTAGAGCATCTCGGACAAAAGTCTTCTGaagtcaaaaaatcaaattatatcAAAAGATAATTGCCCAAGAAACGCTGTGggtttttttcaaaagataaatttttagctttttgggaacactttcaaaaaaggcatattttttaaaattattggaaTAGAAGACGAttaaatatggtatataaaaactattattacaaatgtttgtcttttaaaaaaataataagttttttcatttggcatttaaatgaaaaattaacaatatttttgttttaatattaaatttgttaactatattttttcaattttgaattataCTAGTTTTAGCATAATTGAGATATAAGTTATCCTATCTTTTAAGTTGGACAAAACTGagcagtgtgctaaattttactgaaatcGGTTCTGCAGTTTAGGAGAAAACCttacacgtaatttttatatttatagatcTGTAGCAAATCTAATGCTTATAtgcatttacaaatttaaaaaagttttaatttttctaactttttacATTGACCTTTTTTTAATAGGACTATTTTCACAAACCATTACTTTTACAGCACTGTATATCTTCGTCAATTTCCTTATCAGTCTTAACGAAATTTTGGTAAACAGCTGGTAATTTTTACATAGCGTTACCGCTGTCAAAAGCTTGCGTTGCGCAAGTTTATATCAGAATTTAGAAGTGAAGCATCTACATATCCACGAATAGCAATACCAACAAAATCTaattcatatataatacatatatacataatctaCGTTTTAGATAGTTCTAGTGTTTacatattgttttaattttattgcgtaTAAATAAACACGTCGTGATGAGCTTGTGAAATGAACGCTTTGCGTAACCTCTTTAGCTCGAGAACACTAAATAGTGTAAGGCAACATGGCCAGAATGTCCTCTTTAATATTGCACAACCAGTTGATGGTGCACCGGCGGTTGCACCAATTACAGACTTCGATGAAGGTACTAATAAAGAAGCATGTCAACCGTTGAAAATACCAAAATCAATTCTCGATGCAACTACTTTTATTGGTAAAAACTTTGGTGAAACAACTGCCTCTGGATCGATTTCACCAACTACCTTAAAACGATTGCGATGCATGGAGCGCAAGGTTGAGTTAGTTTATCGCTGTAAACTGTGCAACACACGTAACAGTAAGCTGGTCTCTGAAGCTGCATACAGAAGCGGTGTGGTAATTCTCCAATGTGACGGTTGTTCTGTGAACCATTTAATAGCCGATCATTCTGGATGGTTTGCCAAAACCAAAGGCAAGAATTTTGACCAGGTGCTAGCCGAGCGAGGTGATCGCGTTAAAGTCATCAAAGTAAACGAAAAAGGCGAATTAATTTAGCTGCAAGCAAcatgaaattaaattacaattaactTCAGTCTTATGTATTGCTATTAATAATGAATACTGCTTcacaaaatatcataaataacaattttatcaTTAATAGAATAAAGTGTTTAAAATACAGGAGATAAAAATCATATAGGCTCAGCCTTCGAAAACACGTTTTCAATTGCTTGTGGAACCGATGGCTCCATGACCGAATACTGACATTAACCTGGAGACCTGCCATAATAATCTAATTGGAATTTATCTATATTGTAAATAAGTAATGCTATAGTTCAATATATTATATGCTTTGAATTTGAATGTAACTACCGTGCAACCACTTCAGGTTGcatctttatttatgtattttgtgcAGTGAATTAACATCCTGGAATGTAATATATTACAAATGCAAAAGTAATGAGAAACTtcacaaaaaaagcaataaaagtaTTAAAGCAAAATATCGAAACATTAACaatcaataatttatttcgttttaaaataCACGTGACTATaacttttatctatttataaaaaaaaaaaaaataattgcagagGCATGGCCGAATTAGGAAATTTTTCCTATTGGATATGTGTTCCATGTACATTATTTAATGAAGTATTTGTAAAAGCGATTGAAcacttattttgttt contains:
- the LOC126759171 gene encoding inositol polyphosphate 5-phosphatase K is translated as MNSSSVTAGNISKAGSDLQQLPQQQQLYVETYSVYVVTWNVGTRFPDNISLRSLLGLQGVDDPNTQDLPDIYAIGLQEVNVQPQQQMLGLFKEDPWTHKIKKILRDYDYVVIKSEQMQGLLLSLFVRRVHVKHMRDIEPEFTRTGFGGMWGNKGAVSIRFSLYGCAITFVVAHLAAHDKHLDERIEDYEQIMENHHYHVPHYREIYDHDYVFWFGDLNFRLMGDDSPADVLAAIKNDKLPELIERDQLLHVRTKLQKAFHLMHERLPAFPPTFKFHEGTSNYDLKRRPAWTDRILYALQPLNKRPDERLAIEQRSYKSFPAYNISDHKPVSSEFSVKLYPNYRAPCVNFKEIAGWQIGEENTVEYVKPNDFEERNHDWIGVYREDFASLNEYIGYEYVNQAESPPSSPDSPVDPFFESPGPQRSRRHHHRNHERLRRQQLQDEEDIRLDFSDDINMRDGERYLLIYFQNTGMRGVTSIAGMSNIFRAIMPRGNAN
- the LOC126759196 gene encoding uncharacterized protein LOC126759196 isoform X1, producing MLSFFSKKKQDTDSAEEAIQGPTDSTQSNEGGDDFIFIERKTSDHDPTKFSAQGIGMYPPIPPAFGMGRYPGQSVYPPMTNVASASDNVSPVPYVQGVPFELAPQLSTKSDFEVTQLQVDSILALLTRQMSVDENEEYNFALERSIQNECY
- the LOC126759196 gene encoding uncharacterized protein LOC126759196 isoform X2, translating into MLSFFSKKKQDTDSAEEAIQGPTDSTQSNEAQGIGMYPPIPPAFGMGRYPGQSVYPPMTNVASASDNVSPVPYVQGVPFELAPQLSTKSDFEVTQLQVDSILALLTRQMSVDENEEYNFALERSIQNECY
- the LOC126759154 gene encoding PHD finger protein 12, which gives rise to MSKVEVDPNLPIMEQIKILIKPPPSEEEKITLRPVNTKHPYYKRPGRGHNHDLCDACEEGGDLLCCDRCPSSFHLQCHDPPLTEEDIPSGQWLCHNCRMTLKPTSSSKSSSVERSAAGAVTAARTESSRPNTPSVDAESAPFKFRNLRKRSSSRASFSSDLSNTEKYLSKLPVGIQRALDPNKKPTPLDELIKAASILNPKQFELPRELEIHSQFPGNDKVEPIRKNGNGNKKPNNIRRNSKPYELDSQGLVPLPAKTCFYCRKSCKKAPLVACDYCPLYFHQDCLNPPMTALPTGLWMCPNHVENFIDNHLVNSISATERIRLWDKFSQPFDHESVKMEFFRRVHMRNPPFRIKVPIKTRETIEIPPMVKYHYENPPPLLPSLRETLRYDIVKRRKCLPSSPEIISKETVAESVFKDLEALQSAKAKFREIQKELGQVDDLSSSEEEDNNVTENTDDKKDEDVEAKTDNEITDKEKVEEDDKLNKVKSNKKRSKRGDSTKNCSSDVQIKSEEDVKIDNDTEKLPTNQAQQQQMVDKIKSEDEEETDDETKCIADIDAELRYLDVDLIKKLAFQRVQQLVQEHPEIVVQYQNRTAAKRIRELSHIDPPQVLPSQILSPEDVRRLSIMFTGETSSILAQHQSDSDNDLPQLHPALATAAAIVAADEEEQKYKLRVRTDGEKAYEIATRLELKLLRCKVRARAVLTPLGDILEDNRWFSNVELHSSFFMRYRNMHIGSGQTSVDVNLSHIGHCCRISPKHATIFYDDFTKTYELINYSEYGTEVNGQLYSCDFTDYGPTPAKKLKNEDIELQKRVQEILDKRRGIQRQHYIVDRNSRMAPPMKPECKCTFVQEPPMLAGAWEGTAILTHGTLIRFGCLSFVFSIPELGSSNGQG
- the LOC126759193 gene encoding uncharacterized protein LOC126759193; its protein translation is MNALRNLFSSRTLNSVRQHGQNVLFNIAQPVDGAPAVAPITDFDEGTNKEACQPLKIPKSILDATTFIGKNFGETTASGSISPTTLKRLRCMERKVELVYRCKLCNTRNSKLVSEAAYRSGVVILQCDGCSVNHLIADHSGWFAKTKGKNFDQVLAERGDRVKVIKVNEKGELI